From the Desulfosarcina sp. BuS5 genome, one window contains:
- the typA gene encoding translational GTPase TypA, which produces MKKETSNQKIRNIAIIAHVDHGKTTLVDHMFRQSGIFRPGLEVDERIMDTMDLEKERGITIAAKNCSVQWKGVKINIIDTPGHADFSGEVERALTMADGAILLVDASEGPLPQTRFVLKKTLEKRLKVIVVINKIDRKDARPDEILDEIYDLFIDLDADDEQLNFPYLYAVGREGIAKKNLTEETDNLNFLFNTIIDEIPPPRFNIEEPFQMLVSDLGYSDYLGKLAIGRILNGNAEFKETMVCINDKNEQIPFKISELQIYEGMKLKEAETVESGDIVVLSGMADVKIGDTICTQEFPKPINRITVDEPTISMEFTINTSPLNGKDGKIIQSGKIRERLIKETLQNVAVRFEPTEDRDRFIVKGRGEFQMAILIETMRREGFELSVGRPKVIYKHENGNTMEPIEKLYVDCAEDFLGVVTEKLSLRKGRMTNLVNNGKGRVRGEFSIPSRSLIGYRDEFLTDTRGTGIMNTILSGYEQFRGEFPIRSTGSIVSDRQGKSVAYALFHLEPRGRLFIVPGEPVYEGMIIGEHNKSGDINVNPCKEKKLTNMRASGKDESIACSPVQPITLERAINFIKDDEMVEVVPNSIRLHKKTFSSQKRHLQRSLQNKNK; this is translated from the coding sequence TTGAAAAAAGAAACAAGTAACCAAAAAATTAGAAACATTGCGATCATAGCTCATGTTGATCATGGCAAGACAACCCTGGTGGATCACATGTTCAGGCAGAGCGGAATCTTCAGGCCTGGGCTGGAAGTCGATGAAAGGATCATGGACACCATGGATCTGGAGAAGGAAAGAGGGATCACGATCGCAGCAAAAAACTGTTCCGTGCAATGGAAAGGTGTCAAAATTAACATAATCGACACCCCCGGACATGCTGATTTCAGCGGTGAGGTAGAACGAGCGCTTACTATGGCTGACGGCGCCATTCTTCTTGTCGATGCATCCGAAGGGCCGCTGCCCCAGACACGTTTCGTGTTAAAAAAAACCCTTGAAAAAAGGCTCAAAGTCATAGTTGTGATAAACAAAATCGACAGAAAGGATGCGCGTCCGGATGAGATTCTTGATGAAATATATGACCTTTTCATAGATCTTGATGCAGACGATGAACAACTCAATTTTCCCTATCTTTATGCTGTCGGGCGTGAAGGCATTGCAAAAAAAAACCTGACCGAAGAAACCGATAACCTTAATTTTCTCTTTAATACCATCATTGATGAAATACCTCCTCCCCGATTTAATATAGAAGAACCATTCCAGATGCTCGTCTCTGATCTCGGGTATTCGGACTATCTCGGCAAGCTTGCCATCGGACGCATTTTGAACGGAAATGCCGAATTCAAGGAGACAATGGTCTGCATAAACGATAAAAATGAACAGATTCCATTCAAAATATCGGAGCTTCAGATATATGAAGGTATGAAGCTCAAGGAAGCCGAGACCGTAGAATCCGGTGATATTGTCGTTCTTTCGGGGATGGCGGATGTCAAGATAGGTGACACCATCTGCACGCAAGAGTTTCCAAAACCGATTAATAGAATAACCGTGGACGAGCCGACCATCTCCATGGAATTTACGATAAACACATCTCCATTGAACGGAAAAGATGGTAAAATCATACAATCCGGGAAAATACGTGAAAGGCTTATCAAGGAGACCCTGCAAAACGTTGCCGTAAGATTCGAACCGACAGAGGACAGGGATCGTTTTATCGTTAAAGGCAGGGGAGAGTTCCAGATGGCCATCCTGATCGAAACTATGAGACGGGAAGGCTTCGAGTTGAGCGTGGGAAGGCCCAAGGTGATTTACAAACATGAAAACGGGAATACCATGGAACCAATCGAGAAATTATACGTGGATTGCGCTGAAGATTTCTTGGGCGTTGTCACCGAAAAGCTTTCCCTGCGAAAGGGACGGATGACAAACCTCGTGAATAACGGGAAAGGTAGAGTGAGGGGTGAATTTTCTATTCCTTCCCGTTCATTGATCGGTTACAGGGATGAATTTCTTACGGATACCAGGGGAACCGGGATCATGAACACCATTTTGTCAGGATACGAGCAGTTTCGAGGCGAATTCCCCATAAGATCCACAGGATCGATTGTTTCTGACAGGCAGGGTAAATCAGTTGCATATGCTCTTTTTCACCTCGAACCAAGAGGACGTCTTTTTATCGTCCCCGGTGAACCTGTTTATGAAGGAATGATAATAGGAGAGCATAATAAAAGCGGTGACATAAACGTGAATCCGTGCAAGGAAAAAAAGCTTACGAATATGCGCGCTTCAGGAAAAGATGAGAGCATTGCATGCTCGCCAGTGCAGCCCATTACACTCGAAAGGGCCATAAATTTTATAAAAGATGATGAAATGGTGGAAGTTGTTCCGAATTCCATAAGGCTGCATAAGAAAACATTTTCATCGCAAAAAAGACATCTGCAGAGATCATTGCAAAACAAGAACAAATAA
- a CDS encoding 2-hydroxyacid dehydrogenase codes for MKILFAAPENAWGGFLGLIRSELPGHTFEATGRFRADNLKGYDVLIPTMCSVTEQMITASDRLRLIQQCGSGLEGVDVEAAIKNNIWVANVPTANSGNADSVAEIGIYMMIGLSRNFKNMAQSMLAGKMGEPRGKSLCGKTAGLVGLGGIGQALIKRLKAFDVHLIGIKRNNPLQAQKDFGLEWAGGPDDLNRLARRSDFLILCLPLTQENKNIINQTTFHNMKPGSFLINLSRGGLVDRGALEEALASGKIGGAGLDVFWEEPPDPDDPIFNFNVLATPHISGSTDVSMQGIVKGVAENIRRIAKGLEPLNNKNNHGKI; via the coding sequence ATGAAAATTCTGTTTGCTGCTCCTGAAAATGCGTGGGGAGGCTTTTTGGGGCTGATACGGTCTGAACTTCCCGGGCACACTTTTGAGGCAACCGGTCGATTCAGGGCTGATAATTTAAAGGGTTATGATGTTTTGATACCAACTATGTGTTCTGTCACCGAACAAATGATAACTGCAAGTGACCGACTACGCCTGATACAACAATGCGGATCAGGGCTTGAAGGTGTTGACGTGGAGGCAGCCATCAAAAATAATATCTGGGTTGCCAATGTTCCCACCGCCAATTCCGGGAACGCTGACTCCGTAGCTGAAATCGGAATATATATGATGATCGGCCTTTCAAGGAATTTCAAAAATATGGCCCAAAGCATGTTGGCGGGCAAGATGGGAGAACCCCGGGGAAAATCACTGTGCGGCAAAACCGCGGGTCTGGTAGGACTTGGCGGAATAGGGCAAGCCTTGATTAAAAGGCTGAAAGCCTTTGACGTTCATTTGATTGGAATCAAACGAAATAACCCACTCCAGGCTCAAAAGGATTTTGGGCTTGAGTGGGCCGGCGGGCCCGATGATCTTAACCGACTGGCTCGCCGATCTGACTTTTTGATCCTTTGTTTGCCTCTGACCCAAGAGAATAAAAATATTATTAACCAAACAACATTTCATAATATGAAACCTGGTTCTTTCCTGATTAATTTATCCCGGGGCGGCCTGGTCGATCGCGGCGCGCTTGAGGAAGCACTTGCAAGCGGTAAGATTGGGGGAGCAGGTCTGGATGTTTTCTGGGAAGAACCTCCTGATCCTGATGATCCCATATTTAACTTTAACGTGCTTGCAACTCCTCATATATCAGGTTCAACAGATGTATCCATGCAGGGGATTGTTAAAGGGGTTGCTGAAAACATAAGAAGAATCGCAAAAGGACTTGAACCTTTGAATAACAAGAATAACCATGGCAAAATATGA
- a CDS encoding rhomboid family intramembrane serine protease: protein MNINIKKRVSMIASLVALLWIIELIDIATGNKFGIYGILPRTVIGLRGIIFSPFIHQNIYHLLLNTIPFVILGSLVSLRGLDGFLELSLFVMLVGGAGVWLVGRPAYHIGASGLIFGYFGFLATAGWYERQFSSIFISLVVLFLYGGLLQGVFPGRPFVSWEGHLCGLLAGVACARLSTLR, encoded by the coding sequence ATGAACATCAACATTAAAAAACGTGTTTCAATGATAGCGAGCCTCGTTGCATTGCTTTGGATTATAGAACTTATTGATATTGCAACAGGAAATAAATTCGGCATATATGGAATTCTTCCCAGAACAGTAATCGGTTTGCGCGGAATTATTTTTTCTCCCTTTATTCACCAGAATATCTATCACCTTCTGCTTAACACCATACCTTTTGTAATTCTTGGCAGCCTGGTAAGTTTACGTGGATTAGATGGCTTCCTGGAACTTTCGCTCTTTGTCATGCTTGTCGGTGGAGCAGGGGTCTGGTTGGTTGGCCGGCCGGCGTATCATATTGGAGCCAGCGGGCTGATTTTCGGGTATTTCGGATTTCTGGCAACTGCCGGCTGGTATGAGAGACAATTCAGCTCCATTTTTATATCACTTGTTGTTTTATTTTTGTATGGAGGGCTTCTCCAGGGCGTCTTTCCGGGCAGACCTTTTGTATCATGGGAAGGGCACCTTTGCGGACTTCTTGCCGGTGTAGCCTGCGCGCGTCTATCGACTTTAAGATAA